From the genome of Cuculus canorus isolate bCucCan1 chromosome 4, bCucCan1.pri, whole genome shotgun sequence:
gagtgaactccagctggaggtcggtcacaagtggggttcctcagggctcatGGGTCCAActctgttcaatgtctctatcaatgacctgggtgaaggcattgagtgcaccctcagcgagtttgtgggtgacactgagctgggtggaagtgtggatctgctggagggtagggaggctccaaagggatcggAACAGCCTGGAccgcagccaccactgctctgggcttAGTTTTTTGGTAGCTAAAGAATCATGGAGTACCTTGAGCTGGAAGACACCCACCAGGACCACAGCGTGCTGCTTCCTGCCATGCGATGGACTTGATGATTGTGGTGGGTCCCCTCCAACTCAAGACGCTCCATGGCTCTGTGATTCACCGCTTATGCAACCCCCGGATGAGCTGgcttccttcctgctctgcGGCCGCTTCGTCTTCCTCTGGCCAACATCTCCAGTGGCATCCAACCCCTCGGTGGTGGCTGTTGGAGAACGTCAGCCCTGACTCACTCTCTTTCGCAATGCCACCATCTCCAGTTGTATCTGCTCATCTCCTGAAGTCCTGGGGGCTTCAAAGGGGTCATCGCCTCTGCCCGATGCCACGTGAGGGGTTGGTGGTGATGCATCCCTGGAGAACTGGAAGGAAAAGGCTCCCGGCGTTCCAGGCTGTGTCCTGTCAGGTGGGAAGGGTGGAGTTGGCAGGAAAGCCAAGAGCAGCCCAATCAATGAAATGTTAGTTTGGGGCCAACACAGAGAACCACAGAGTGACtctggttggaagggatccctcagatcatagaatcacggaagggtttggtttggaagggatctcaaagcccacccagttccaacacctcccactggatcaggggctccaagccccatccaacctggcctggaacccctccagggatgggacagccacgtgccctggaggagaagggaagggcgaggaggaggaagatgaaggtCTGTCCACTGCAGGtccaccagcacagccccagggTGGTGGGGAACCTTGCCTTGGGCTTCTCGGCACTTGCTCCCGTTCGCAGTGTCACCACGTGGATGGGTTGGACCCAAACAGCTGGAGGAACCCAAACCCAATGTCCTGTACCACCACATCTGGAGCAGAGCGTGCCCAGCGATGTCCGTGCCACGGGCAATGGGGGTGGATGGACCACTGTCAGCActgggaggagctgctggatcCATGTGGACCCCGTGGCACCAGGAATGGACCCCTCCAGCTTTGGGGTTCACTTCCAACTGGGAAGCTCCAGCCCATGGGTTGTGGTTGTCCAGCACGGTCCGGGCACATGCGGCTTCTCCTGGTGCCAGATGGCAGCCTGGATCCTGTCCTGGGCATCCAACCTCATCTGCTCCATGTGGCTCCATGTGGCTTCCCAGCTGGGGGGAGCACAGGCCCTGCACGTGGCCATGGGGAGGACGGTGAGGAGGATGGTGAGGAAGATGGTGAGGATGATTGAGATAACGGTGAGGATGATAAGGATGATGGTGAGGATGATAGGATCTAGAGGAAGGTGGAGAAGAAGGTAaggatgatgaggatggtgagttTGATGGTCATGGTGGTGAAGATGGTATGGATGAtggagaggaggatgaggaagatggtgagggtgatggagatgatgataAGGATGATGGGGAGGATGACAGTGAGAATGGAGAGGAAGGCAAGaatgatgaggatggtgagttTGATGGTCATGATGGAAAGGTTGGTGGTGAGGATGATGGTGAGGACGGAGAAGGCGGCAaggatgatgaggatggtgagttTGATGGTCATGATGGTGAGGATGGTGATGAGGATGGTAAGGATGATGGAGAGGATGATGAGGAAGAAGATGAGGATGATGGTGAGGATGGTGAGGTTGATGGTCATGGTGGTGAAGATGGTAAGGATGATGGAGAGGATGATGAGGAAGACGgtgagggtgatggagatgatggtgaGGTTGATGATGAGGATGATGGTGAGGATGGTGgtgaggatgatgaggatgaTGGTGAGGACGGAGAAGAAGGCAaggatgatgaggatggtgagttTGATGGTCATGATGGTGAGATTGGTGATGAGGATGGTAAGGATGATGGAGAGGATGATGGTGAGGATGGTGAGGTTGATGGTCATGGTGGTGAAGATGGTAAGGATGAtggagaggaggatgaggaagacggtgagggtgatggagatgatggtgaGGTTGATGGTGAGGATGGTGgtgaggatgatgaggatgatggtaaggatggagaaggatgatgaggatggtgagttTGATGGTCATGATGGTGAGATTGGTGATGAGGATGGTAAGGATGATGGAGGGGATGATGAGGAAGAAGGTAAGGATGGTGAGTTTGATGGTGAGGATGGTAAGGCTGATGGtcatgatgatgatgatgatggtaaggatggggaggaggatggggagggtgatagtgaggatggtgaggaagAGGGTGAGGATGATGAGTTTGATGGTGACAACGGTGACGTTGATGGTGAGGAAGATGGTGAGGATGAGTTTGATGGTGACAATGGTGACGTTGATGGTGAGGAAGATGGTGAGGATGAGTTTGATGGTGACAACGGTGACGTTGATGGTGAGGAAGATGGTGAGGATGAGTTTGATGGTGACAATGGTGACACTGATGGTGAGGACGGTGGTGATGGCAAcagcccccagcagcaccactgcCCGTGTCCCCACCCACGGCCACCCCCTCGGAACACCACCTGCCCTCCTGGTGGACAAGGAGGATGAAGGCTGGATCAGGGTCTGGATTGGGGTCAGAGTCCAGGTCTGGGTCCGGGTCCAGATTAGGGTCAGGGTCTGGATTAGGATCCGAGCCCTGATCCAGGTTGAGGGTCTGTGTCGGGATCAGAGCCAGGGTTGGGGTGCAGGTCCAGATCAGGATCCAGGCTGAGTTGGAGTCCGGGTCTGGATGAGGGTTGGGGTCCATCCTGAACCCGGATCAGGATGCGGATGGAGCTCAGGGCTGGGGACCCCGGGTGGGAGGGTGCGCGTGACGGGCGCAGGAACCCACAGCCGCTGCGGTCCCGGTTCCCCTTCCTGGCACTTggatcccccccccccagtgctcccagtaccacACCAGTACGCAGCGATGGCAGCGGAGACGTCAGACCAGTACGAGACCCTGCACGTCCAGTACCCCCCCGGCTACGGCCGAGGTGAGCCCCGACCTGCGCCTGGggcccctcctgtcccccccagacccctcctgtccccccagaTCCCTTCCTGTCCCCTCACTTACCCCCTGtccctcctgtgccccccagacccctcctgtcccccccagatcccctcctgtccccccatttgcccccccccagatccccccattttctccccccagtccctcctgtcccccccaggTCCCCTCTCCTGTGCCCCCCgacccctcctgtcccccccacacccctcttgtccccccagatcccctcctgtccccccatttgcccctccagtccctcctgtccccccagacccctcctgTCTCCCCAgatccctcctgtccccccacaCCCCTCTTGTCCCCCCCAGACCTCTCTTGTCCCCCCACTTGcccccctcctgtccccccagacccctcttGTTCCCCCAGGTCCCCTCCTAtccccccatttgcccccccagacccctcctgtcccctccgatcccctcctgtccccccatttgcccccccccagtccctcctgtcccccccacacccctcctgtccccccattttctccccccagtccctcctgtccccccaggTCCCCACCTAtcccccatttgcccccccaGGTCCCCTCTTGTCCCCCCATTTGTCCCCCCAGGTCCCCTCTtgtcccccccagacccctcctgtccccccatttgccccccccaggtcccctcctgtccccccccagacccctcttGTGCCCCCAgatcccctcctgtccccccatttgtccccccagacccctcttgtccccccagacccctcctgtccccccatttgccccccccaggtcccctcctgtccccccccagacccctcttgtccccccagatcccctcctgtccccccatttgcccccccccaggtcccctcttgtccccccccagacccctcttgtccccccccagacccctcttGTCCCCCCAggtcccctcctgtccccccatttgcccccccagctcccctcttgtcccccccatttccccccccagacccctcttgtccccctcctgtccccccatttgtccccccagatcccctcctgtcccccccagacccctcttGTCCCCCTAgatcccctcctgtccccccccagacccctcctgtcccccccagacccctcttGTCCCCCCAggtcccctcctgtcccccccagacccctcttGTCCCCCCATTtgtcccccccagacccctcttGTCCCCCCAGGTCCGCTGCCCTCGCCCCCCGTGTCCCGCTGGGCGCTGGGCTCCGTGCTGGCCGTGGGCACGGGGGGGCTCCTGGTCTTGGGGGCCGCCCTGGCTGCGCTCGTCACCCTCTGTAAGTGACACTGGGGACCCGGggggtggccctggggtggccctgggggtgctgacccccccctttgtcccccccagacgtgcagggacaggctgagctGCGGGAGGCGCGCGCGGAGCTGGCGGCAGCCGGGGTGCTGCTGAACCCCGACAGTGGGTGACACCGGGGGCCCCGTCCCCAACAGTGACCCCAGCCCTCGTCCCTGTCCCCAACACCATCCCCGGTCCCTGTCCCAGCCCTTGTCCCCGACCCTGTCCCAGTCCTTGTCCCCTAATCCCTGCCCCCAatccctgtccctctccccattccctgtccccaaCCCTGTCCTTGTCCCCCAATCCCTGTCCCCAATCCCTGTCCCCTAatccctgtccctctccccattccctgtcccctaATCCCAGTCCTTGTCCCCTAatccctgtccctctccccaATCCCTGCCCTTGTCCCCCAATCCCTGCCCCTCttcccattccctgtccccaaccctgtccctgtcccctaATCCCAGTCCTtgtcccccattccctgtcctcatcccctAATCCCTGCCCCTCTTCCCAGTCCTtgtcccccattccctgtccccaaCCGTGTCCTTGTCCCCCAatccctgcccctctccccattccctgtccccaaccctgtccttgtccccaaccctgtccttgtcccctctccccagtcCCTGTTCCCAGTCCTtgtcccccattccctgtccccaaCCGTGTCCTTGTCCCCCAatccctgtccctctccccaGTCCTTGTCCCCCACCTCCTTTCCTACCCCCTGTCCCCCAGTCCCTGTCCCCAACCCTGTCCCTCCCCAGTCCTGGTCCCCAACTCTGCCTCATCCCCTGTCCCCAACCCAGTCCCTGTCCTCAGTCCTTGTCCCagtctctgtccctgtcccctgctCCTCTCACTgcccctctccccattccctgtcccccacTCCCTGTCCCCTGTTCCCATCCCAGGTCCCCACAGCCCCGGTGAGAGCTCGGCTGTGGCGCAGCGACGCAAGGACCAGCTGGGTAAGGGTCACTGGGTGCCCCTGGGGGTCCCCAGGCCTGCTGCCCTGTCCCCACTGCTGTCCCCATGGCCATCCCCACAGCTGTCCCCGTGGCcgtccccatggtgtccccacaACTGTCCTCACAGTTGTCCCCTTGgctgtcctcatgtccccacaGCCATTCCCACGGCTGTCCCTTTGGTTGTCCCCATTGCTGTCCCCGTGGCCGTCCCCATGACTGTCCCCACAGTTGTCCCCTTGGCcgtccccatggtgtccccacaGCCATTCCCACAGCTGTCCCCTTGGTTGTCCCCATGGCCATCCCCACAGCTGTCCCTGTGGCcgtccccatggtgtccccacaACTGTCCTCACAGTTGTCCCCTTGGCCGTCCTCATGTCCCCACGGCCATTCCCACGGCTGTCCCCTTGGttgtccccatgatgtccccatggCCATCCCCACGCTGTCCCCTTGGTTGTCCCCATGATGTCTCCATGGCCATCCCCACGCTGTCCCCACAGCTGTCCCCGTGgctgtccccatggtgtccccacgACTGTCCTCACAGTTGTCCCCTTGGCCGTCCTCATGTCCCTACGGCCATTCCCACAGCTGTCCCCTTGGTTGTCCCCATGGCCATCCCCATGCTGTCCCCGTGGCcgtccccatggtgtccccacgACTGTCCTCACAGTTGTCCCCTTGgctgtcctcatgtccccacaGCCATTCTCACGGCTGTCCCCTTGGTTGTCCCCATGATGTCTCCACGGCCATTCCCACGGCTGTCGTCACAGTTGTCCCCGTGGCCGTCCTCATGTCCCCAAGGCCATTCCCACAGCTGTCCTCTTGgttgtccccatggtgtccccatgacTGTCCTCACAGTTGTCCCCTCGGCCGTCCTCATGTCCCTATGGCCATTCCCACGGCTGTCCCCTTGGTTGTCCCCATGATGTCTCCATGGCCATCCCCACGCTGTCCCCACAGCTGTCCCTGTGGCcgtccccatggtgtccccatgacTGTCCTCACAGTTGTCCCCTTGGCCGTCCTCATGTCCCCACGGCCATTCCCTTGGTTGTCCCCATGTCCGTCCCCACGGTGTCCCCGGCAGGGCGCTGGCTGCAGGGCTTGGCGCTGGGATGGCGCTACCACCAGGGCAACATCTACTTCTTCTCGGCTGAGAGGAAGCGGTGGGATGAGGCGCAGGTTGCCTGCCGTGCCACGCACGCCCACCTCACCTCCATCACCAGCAGCGAGGAGCAGGTGGGTGCCCGTCACCCGCACGGCAGGCCTGCGCCTGCTCCTCATGGTCCTGCATCTCCTCATCCTGCTTCTCTGGTCCTGGACCTCCTCATCCTACACCTCCTGGGTCTTCCATCCCTGGTCCTGCACCTCCTCACCTTGCTCCTCCTGGTCCTGGACCTTCCCATCCTGCTCCACCTGGGTCTTCCATCCCTGGTCCTGCACCTCCTCACCTTGCTCCTCCTGGTCCTGGACcttcccatcctgctcctccttctcctgcaccCTTGGTCCTGCACCTCCTCATCCTGGACCTTCTCCTCTGGTCCTGGACCTCCTGATCCTGCACCTCCTGGGTCTTCCATCCCTGGTCCTGCACCTCCTCACCttgctcctccttctcctgcactTCTGGTCCTGGACCTTCCcaccctgctcctcctcctcctgcacctcCTCATCCTGG
Proteins encoded in this window:
- the LOC128852091 gene encoding C-type lectin domain family 4 member F-like; translation: MAAETSDQYETLHVQYPPGYGRGPLPSPPVSRWALGSVLAVGTGGLLVLGAALAALVTLYVQGQAELREARAELAAAGVLLNPDSPHSPGESSAVAQRRKDQLGRWLQGLALGWRYHQGNIYFFSAERKRWDEAQVACRATHAHLTSITSSEEQDYLARESRGGTYWIGLVATGPGGSWHWVDGSPYSSAQSFWAAGQPDNVDHGEWGRESCAQIHPVGNSLWNDHNCNFTFFWICKRDLSGP